One window of Caldisericum exile AZM16c01 genomic DNA carries:
- a CDS encoding DUF4097 family beta strand repeat-containing protein, whose protein sequence is MSENLYKKIEELYLSGRITEEEKNALLKALEDKEKNVEQISQININIRATDLEIVGKEDIHYPQFGQGSLKMVKNGNTLYLEDSLVSKDFAKILVPYKSNILIKSVSSNISVSSILGFLQIQSVSSDVLIQNVSDRVIVSLISGDVEITNAYGRLDITTKSGDIRINESKIEGILKTYSGDIIASIVEFKNSRFNTFNGDITLRKSRFLNKCAINTYFGDVSVGVAGDVLINAFSSMGSVSSNYRLNSRNVDNELKVETKFGDIDIEDESYKKA, encoded by the coding sequence ATGAGTGAAAACCTCTATAAAAAGATTGAAGAACTGTATTTATCGGGAAGAATTACTGAGGAAGAAAAAAACGCACTTTTAAAGGCCTTAGAGGATAAGGAAAAAAACGTTGAACAAATTTCTCAAATTAATATAAACATAAGAGCAACTGATCTTGAAATCGTTGGAAAAGAAGATATACATTATCCTCAATTTGGACAAGGGTCACTTAAAATGGTCAAAAACGGCAATACTTTATATCTTGAAGATAGCCTTGTTTCAAAAGATTTTGCGAAGATTTTAGTTCCATACAAAAGCAACATTCTCATAAAATCTGTTAGTTCTAATATATCTGTTTCCTCAATATTAGGGTTTCTACAAATTCAATCTGTAAGTTCCGATGTTTTAATACAAAACGTTTCAGATAGAGTTATAGTCTCTTTAATTTCAGGTGACGTTGAAATTACAAATGCTTATGGCAGATTAGACATTACAACAAAGTCGGGGGATATAAGAATTAATGAAAGTAAGATAGAAGGAATTCTAAAAACCTACTCTGGGGATATAATTGCATCGATTGTTGAATTTAAAAATTCACGCTTTAATACATTTAACGGCGACATAACCTTAAGAAAAAGCCGTTTCTTAAATAAGTGTGCGATTAACACGTATTTTGGGGATGTTTCAGTCGGGGTTGCAGGTGATGTTTTGATAAACGCCTTTTCATCCATGGGTAGTGTATCAAGCAACTACCGTTTAAATTCTCGTAATGTTGATAATGAACTTAAAGTAGAGACAAAATTTGGAGATATAGATATAGAGGATGAGTCTTATAAAAAGGCCTAA
- a CDS encoding MFS transporter, translated as MSLIKRPKGFKGFTFLTIGQILSFAGSGMTQFGLGIWIWKTTHNATPFSIITFAFFVPNMIFSTVAGALVDRLPRKISLVLPDLSAGIVTIITLILFLLNKLNLPFLYIASFVSGAFNTFQWPAYSVTISSMLSKEEYGRANGLFSLTESAPALISPIASGFLYSIIGLHGIMLIDIITFIIAISMVFLVEIPQVHIEEKRESILRDAVFGFRYIFYKRSLLYLLMVFLLTNFFGGFWNTLFTPMILGKFNGSSVILGTVETIFGVGGILGGIIMSVWGGAKKKIKTLLLGIFVGGISEIFIGLSYSVTVLSLFGLLMGIANIFANASSQSIWQSIVPLNLQGRVFSARKFIAQFASAIPMLVSGPLVDNVLSKYFNSNNLLSKTFGIGKGASIGFLAFLSGILSVFVVIWAVRNTYVMSVEDLAQNYEVKEALT; from the coding sequence ATGAGTCTTATAAAAAGGCCTAAAGGCTTTAAGGGTTTTACATTTTTAACAATCGGACAAATTCTCAGTTTTGCGGGTTCTGGTATGACACAGTTTGGACTCGGGATATGGATCTGGAAAACAACTCACAATGCAACACCTTTTAGTATTATTACATTTGCATTTTTTGTGCCTAATATGATATTTTCCACTGTTGCAGGTGCCCTTGTCGATAGATTACCAAGAAAGATATCCTTAGTCTTGCCCGATTTATCAGCAGGTATTGTTACAATTATTACTCTTATTCTATTTTTACTAAACAAGTTGAACTTGCCTTTTCTTTATATTGCATCCTTCGTTTCTGGTGCATTTAATACATTTCAATGGCCTGCCTACTCTGTTACCATAAGTTCAATGCTATCGAAGGAAGAATATGGGCGTGCAAATGGTCTATTTTCTCTTACGGAAAGCGCACCTGCACTTATATCTCCAATTGCTTCAGGATTCTTATATTCAATCATTGGTCTTCATGGAATAATGCTTATAGATATAATTACCTTTATTATTGCAATTAGTATGGTTTTTCTCGTTGAAATCCCACAAGTACACATCGAAGAGAAACGTGAAAGCATTTTAAGAGATGCTGTGTTTGGGTTTAGGTACATATTTTATAAAAGATCACTTCTTTATCTTCTTATGGTGTTTCTTCTTACAAATTTCTTTGGTGGATTTTGGAATACTCTTTTCACTCCAATGATCTTAGGTAAATTTAATGGAAGTAGCGTTATCTTGGGAACAGTCGAAACGATTTTTGGCGTTGGTGGAATCTTAGGTGGGATTATTATGAGTGTTTGGGGAGGAGCAAAGAAAAAGATTAAAACTTTGCTTCTTGGGATTTTTGTTGGAGGCATATCTGAAATTTTTATTGGTCTATCATATTCAGTCACAGTACTTTCGTTATTTGGACTCCTTATGGGTATCGCTAACATCTTTGCAAATGCATCCTCTCAGTCGATTTGGCAGAGTATAGTTCCATTGAATCTTCAAGGAAGAGTTTTTTCAGCAAGAAAATTTATTGCACAATTTGCATCTGCAATTCCAATGCTTGTTTCCGGTCCTCTCGTTGATAATGTTTTGTCAAAGTATTTTAATAGTAATAACTTACTCTCAAAGACTTTTGGAATTGGTAAAGGTGCGTCAATTGGCTTTCTTGCATTTTTATCAGGAATATTGTCTGTATTTGTTGTAATTTGGGCAGTTAGAAATACTTATGTTATGAGCGTAGAAGATTTAGCACAAAATTATGAAGTAAAGGAGGCGCTTACATGA
- the pyk gene encoding pyruvate kinase — MKQRIEKGKTKVVVTIGPSSESPEIVREFFNLGVDIFRLNFSHGTHEDHLRRIKIIREIESEFGYSASILQDLQGPKIRLGTFKSGEVILKEGDSFIITKKEVLGDERISTITYKEVIDEVNIGDFIYINDGLIKLKVTGKANDEIETQVIQGGPVSDHKGVNFPTTKLTIDPLTEKDIDDLRFGLQNGVDMVALSFVKTKEDVLKLKSYMGKFGRVVPIISKIEKWEAVENLQSIVEESQAVMVARGDLGVELPIEKIPLIQKEIIRITNNLGKPVITATQMLGSMVEEQFPTRAEVTDVANAIFDGSDALMLSNETAAGKNPTLSLKMMRSIIKEIEESVLFKDNLRKLNSQILEINVPEVLSKSIKDISELLDIKLIIVATESGKTATLVSKYKPQVPILALTPKDETLRFLNLKWGVFAYKVRNYSSVDEILNEAPTIATTLGLLSKGDRYIIVCGTHTGVSGTTNLIKVDVV, encoded by the coding sequence ATGAAACAAAGAATAGAAAAAGGTAAAACAAAAGTTGTTGTAACAATAGGGCCTTCAAGCGAAAGTCCCGAAATAGTAAGGGAATTTTTTAATTTAGGTGTTGATATTTTTAGGCTAAATTTTTCACATGGAACGCATGAGGATCATTTAAGAAGGATTAAAATAATAAGAGAAATTGAGTCTGAATTTGGATATTCTGCTTCTATACTTCAAGATCTTCAAGGACCAAAAATCCGCCTTGGAACCTTTAAGAGTGGAGAAGTTATCTTAAAAGAAGGAGACTCTTTTATTATAACTAAGAAAGAAGTTTTAGGTGACGAGCGAATCTCCACCATTACTTATAAAGAAGTAATTGACGAAGTAAATATTGGTGATTTTATATACATAAACGATGGGCTAATCAAATTAAAGGTTACAGGAAAAGCAAATGACGAAATTGAAACTCAGGTTATTCAGGGAGGTCCAGTTTCTGATCACAAGGGTGTTAATTTCCCTACAACCAAACTAACTATTGATCCTCTCACCGAAAAAGACATCGATGACCTTCGGTTTGGTCTTCAAAATGGAGTTGATATGGTTGCGCTATCTTTTGTAAAAACGAAAGAGGATGTTCTTAAACTCAAATCATACATGGGTAAATTTGGTAGAGTTGTTCCAATAATTTCAAAAATTGAAAAATGGGAAGCGGTGGAAAATCTTCAATCAATTGTAGAAGAATCGCAAGCAGTAATGGTCGCAAGGGGAGATCTTGGTGTTGAACTACCTATCGAGAAAATCCCCCTAATACAAAAAGAAATTATAAGAATTACAAACAATCTGGGAAAGCCTGTAATTACTGCAACTCAAATGCTCGGTTCAATGGTGGAAGAGCAGTTCCCAACAAGGGCGGAAGTAACAGATGTTGCAAATGCGATTTTTGATGGAAGTGATGCCCTCATGCTTTCGAACGAAACGGCGGCAGGTAAAAATCCTACGTTATCTTTAAAAATGATGAGAAGCATCATAAAAGAAATAGAAGAAAGTGTTCTTTTCAAAGATAACTTAAGGAAATTAAATTCTCAAATTCTTGAAATTAATGTGCCCGAAGTTCTTTCAAAATCAATAAAAGATATCTCGGAACTTTTGGATATAAAACTTATAATTGTTGCAACTGAGAGCGGAAAAACCGCAACGCTTGTGTCAAAATATAAACCACAAGTGCCTATCCTTGCTTTAACTCCGAAAGATGAAACACTAAGATTTTTGAATTTGAAGTGGGGTGTGTTTGCATACAAAGTAAGAAATTATTCAAGCGTTGATGAGATATTAAATGAAGCGCCAACAATTGCGACAACTCTTGGACTCCTTTCTAAGGGTGATAGATATATCATTGTTTGCGGGACACATACAGGAGTTTCAGGGACAACAAATCTCATAAAAGTTGATGTAGTATAA
- a CDS encoding DUF2089 domain-containing protein, translated as MRKKIVSICPVCGGPLTITELKCNNCGTVIQGNFEFDRFMLLDDEDREFLIEFLRSRGNIKEVQARLDISYPTAKARLDKLLKNLDLFEDETKERFTKSEVLSKLERGEITVDEAIELLREAKDE; from the coding sequence ATGAGAAAGAAAATTGTAAGTATCTGTCCAGTTTGCGGTGGTCCTCTAACAATAACTGAATTAAAATGCAATAACTGTGGAACTGTGATTCAAGGAAATTTTGAATTTGACAGATTTATGCTCCTTGATGACGAAGATAGAGAATTTCTCATTGAATTTTTAAGATCTCGTGGAAATATTAAGGAAGTCCAGGCAAGACTTGATATTTCATATCCTACTGCAAAAGCAAGGCTTGATAAACTTCTCAAAAACCTGGATTTGTTTGAGGATGAAACCAAGGAAAGATTTACAAAAAGTGAGGTGCTTTCAAAATTGGAAAGAGGTGAGATAACTGTTGATGAAGCAATAGAGCTTCTTAGGGAGGCAAAGGATGAGTGA
- the dnaJ gene encoding molecular chaperone DnaJ, which produces MANKDYYEILGVSRNASQEEIKKKYRELVMKYHPDLHKDDPEAAKKMAEINEAYEVLSDPEKRAQYDKFGTVGPNVGGFERGYGPSYDFSGDIFSDIGEILRDFGFGGFGFGTGARERVERGEDIEVEVTIPFKDAVLGTEKEIPIRKKETCPVCKGTGAEPGTGYTICPTCNGTGFATKRQRTPFGEFVVQTTCPTCHGTGKIIKEKCHNCGGTGVVEKLSKVTVTIPAGIEDGTVIRIRGEGNAAPHGGIVGDLYVRVKVEKDPRFIKEGNKIYYVAHISVPEAVLGTEIKVPLIEGGEEVVKIPPGTQHGTEIKLRRKFGVRRPYDYVIKIVIDIPTTLTSEEAFYYEKLKEIYETKNRKR; this is translated from the coding sequence ATGGCAAATAAAGACTATTACGAAATCCTCGGGGTTTCGAGAAACGCAAGTCAAGAGGAGATTAAGAAGAAGTATAGAGAACTTGTAATGAAGTATCATCCTGACTTGCATAAGGATGACCCAGAGGCTGCCAAAAAAATGGCAGAGATAAATGAAGCATACGAAGTTTTAAGCGATCCAGAGAAAAGAGCACAGTACGATAAATTTGGGACCGTAGGTCCAAATGTTGGAGGATTTGAGAGGGGCTACGGTCCCTCATACGATTTTTCAGGTGATATCTTTTCAGATATTGGCGAAATCCTGAGGGATTTTGGATTTGGAGGATTTGGTTTTGGAACAGGGGCACGTGAGAGAGTCGAACGTGGTGAAGATATAGAGGTTGAAGTTACGATACCATTTAAGGATGCTGTCCTTGGTACTGAAAAAGAGATACCTATAAGAAAGAAGGAAACATGTCCTGTTTGTAAAGGAACTGGCGCTGAACCTGGGACAGGATATACAATATGCCCTACATGTAATGGCACAGGATTTGCAACAAAGAGGCAAAGAACCCCGTTTGGTGAATTTGTTGTGCAGACTACGTGCCCTACGTGCCATGGAACAGGAAAAATCATCAAAGAAAAGTGTCATAATTGTGGTGGAACAGGTGTTGTTGAAAAACTTTCAAAGGTTACAGTAACTATTCCTGCAGGCATTGAAGATGGTACAGTTATAAGAATTAGAGGAGAGGGTAATGCAGCACCCCATGGCGGTATTGTAGGTGATTTGTATGTAAGAGTTAAAGTGGAAAAGGACCCTCGGTTTATAAAAGAAGGCAATAAGATTTATTATGTAGCTCATATTTCTGTTCCCGAAGCTGTTTTAGGAACTGAAATAAAAGTTCCTCTTATTGAAGGTGGCGAGGAGGTTGTTAAAATTCCTCCAGGAACGCAACATGGGACTGAAATTAAGTTAAGAAGAAAATTTGGCGTAAGAAGGCCATACGATTATGTTATTAAAATAGTTATTGATATTCCCACAACTCTTACAAGCGAGGAAGCATTCTATTACGAGAAGTTAAAGGAGATTTATGAAACAAAGAATAGAAAAAGGTAA